Proteins encoded together in one Flavobacterium keumense window:
- the gcvT gene encoding glycine cleavage system aminomethyltransferase GcvT: MKNTALTHIHESLGAKMLPFAGFNMPILYEGVNAEHEIVRTAVGVFDVSHMGEFLLSGPNALALIQKVTSNDAATLTIGRAQYSCLPNNEGGIVDDLLVYKMKEDEYLLVVNASNIDKDWNWISSHNDLGVEMQNLSDDYSLLAIQGPKAVEAMQSLSSLDLSQIEYYHFQVGDFAGINDVIISATGYTGAGGFEIYCKNADVEHIWNQVFAAGKAFNIQPIGLAARDTLRLEMGFCLYGNDINDTTSPLEAGLGWITKFNKEFTNSANLKKQKEAGVTKKLVGFEMVERAVPRHDYEIVDADGNTIGIVTSGTMSPSMNKGIGLGYVSSEFSSIDSTIYIRIRKNDVPAKVVKLPFYKKQ; encoded by the coding sequence ATGAAAAATACCGCTTTAACCCACATTCACGAAAGTTTGGGAGCTAAAATGCTTCCATTTGCAGGATTCAATATGCCCATCCTTTACGAAGGGGTCAATGCTGAACACGAAATTGTTCGAACAGCTGTGGGAGTTTTTGACGTGTCGCACATGGGTGAATTTTTACTTTCGGGGCCCAATGCTTTAGCTTTGATTCAAAAAGTAACATCAAATGATGCTGCCACTCTAACAATTGGTAGAGCTCAATACTCTTGCTTACCTAACAACGAAGGCGGAATAGTAGACGATTTATTGGTGTACAAAATGAAAGAAGATGAGTATTTATTAGTGGTGAATGCTTCTAATATTGATAAAGATTGGAATTGGATTAGCAGTCACAATGATTTGGGGGTAGAGATGCAAAATCTTTCAGACGACTACTCTTTATTAGCTATTCAAGGCCCTAAAGCGGTTGAAGCAATGCAGTCGTTATCTTCTTTAGATTTATCTCAAATAGAATACTATCACTTTCAAGTAGGTGATTTTGCTGGCATTAACGATGTAATCATCTCAGCAACAGGATATACTGGAGCAGGAGGATTTGAAATTTATTGTAAAAACGCCGATGTAGAACACATTTGGAACCAAGTATTTGCAGCAGGAAAAGCATTTAACATACAACCTATTGGATTAGCAGCTCGTGATACCTTACGTTTAGAAATGGGATTCTGTTTGTACGGGAACGATATTAACGATACTACTTCACCATTAGAAGCAGGCTTGGGATGGATAACTAAATTCAATAAAGAATTTACCAATTCAGCTAATCTAAAAAAACAAAAAGAAGCAGGAGTTACTAAAAAACTAGTTGGTTTTGAAATGGTAGAACGTGCTGTACCGAGACACGATTATGAAATTGTAGATGCTGATGGAAATACAATAGGAATTGTAACTTCTGGAACCATGTCACCATCGATGAACAAAGGGATTGGTTTAGGATATGTAAGTTCTGAATTTAGTAGTATCGATAGTACTATCTATATTCGTATTCGTAAAAATGATGTACCTGCCAAAGTGGTAAAACTACCATTTTATAAAAAACAATAA
- a CDS encoding YebC/PmpR family DNA-binding transcriptional regulator — protein MGRAFEFRKGRKMKRWSAMAKAFTRIGKDIVMAVKEGGPNPDANSRLRAVIQNAKAANMPKENVERAIKKATEKDTANYKEVLFEGYAPHGIALLIETATDNNNRTVANIRSYFNKCNGTMGTQGSVEFMFDHTCNFRIPKEGLDPEELELEFIDFGAEEVFEDEDGILIYAPFGSFGTIQKELENRGIEILSSGFERIPQITKKLTEDQVADVEKLIEKIEEDDDVMNVYHTMEE, from the coding sequence ATGGGAAGAGCGTTTGAATTTAGAAAAGGGAGAAAAATGAAACGTTGGTCAGCAATGGCCAAAGCCTTTACTAGAATTGGTAAAGACATCGTAATGGCAGTAAAAGAAGGGGGACCAAATCCGGATGCCAATTCACGATTAAGAGCAGTAATACAAAATGCTAAGGCAGCCAATATGCCTAAAGAAAATGTAGAACGTGCTATTAAAAAAGCAACTGAAAAGGATACCGCTAACTATAAAGAAGTATTATTTGAAGGTTATGCCCCTCACGGAATAGCGCTTTTGATTGAAACAGCTACCGACAACAACAATAGAACAGTCGCTAACATTCGAAGCTATTTCAATAAATGCAATGGAACTATGGGAACTCAAGGTTCGGTTGAGTTTATGTTTGACCACACCTGTAATTTTCGTATTCCAAAAGAAGGATTGGATCCTGAAGAATTAGAATTAGAATTCATTGATTTTGGTGCTGAAGAAGTTTTTGAAGATGAAGATGGAATCTTAATCTATGCGCCTTTTGGAAGTTTTGGAACTATCCAAAAAGAGTTAGAAAATAGAGGTATCGAAATCCTATCTTCTGGTTTTGAAAGAATTCCTCAAATTACCAAAAAACTTACTGAAGACCAAGTAGCTGATGTAGAAAAATTGATTGAAAAAATTGAAGAAGATGATGACGTAATGAACGTTTATCATACTATGGAAGAATAA
- a CDS encoding response regulator, producing the protein MNILIVDDHPLNVDSYTALLSAIDTIEKPIFYHAYNCKEAYETIQKLNTSGTPIDIALIDVSLPAYEDQNIYSGEDIGKLLQQQHLNCKIIIISMHSEPIWVNRIIKKLNPNGFISKNDIDYKSFSQIIKIINIDKSYYSKSILEAQKEFLVKNLDWDEHDSKILQLIAEGLKTKILPNYIPLSLSSIEKRKANLKKQLLFNGGSDKELIETAKEMGLFDLPKTR; encoded by the coding sequence ATGAATATTTTAATTGTTGACGATCATCCATTAAATGTTGATAGCTACACAGCACTATTATCTGCTATTGATACTATTGAAAAACCTATTTTTTATCACGCTTACAATTGCAAAGAAGCCTACGAAACCATTCAAAAATTAAATACTAGTGGTACTCCCATAGACATTGCACTCATTGACGTAAGTTTGCCTGCTTATGAAGACCAAAACATCTATTCAGGAGAAGACATCGGGAAACTACTACAACAACAACATCTCAATTGTAAAATTATCATCATTTCCATGCATAGCGAACCAATCTGGGTTAATCGAATAATCAAGAAATTAAATCCTAACGGATTCATTTCAAAAAATGATATTGATTACAAAAGTTTCTCTCAGATAATAAAAATAATTAATATTGACAAAAGCTACTACAGTAAGTCTATTTTAGAAGCACAGAAAGAATTCTTGGTTAAGAATCTTGACTGGGATGAACATGATAGTAAAATACTGCAATTAATTGCAGAAGGGTTAAAAACAAAAATACTTCCGAACTATATTCCACTATCTTTAAGTAGTATTGAAAAAAGAAAAGCTAATTTAAAGAAACAACTGCTCTTTAATGGTGGTAGCGACAAAGAATTAATTGAAACAGCTAAAGAAATGGGACTTTTTGACCTCCCAAAAACACGATAA
- a CDS encoding LytR/AlgR family response regulator transcription factor encodes MQFSYVLIDGSQSKESTLELIKVHDVFLCVAVCTNRSEGINTILELKPDVVFINISNTNSAPQETISLSLLSELHEFLDALPTTIVLSTSKDLAFDAYQRGVSGYLLSPIDPNELRKCLLRYQKKHTALYVDKISIKSNGDYHFIKTLDIVYLKADNNTTDFYLQSGKIITAFKTLKYFEKLLPFYFFRIHHSYIINVNHVSRINLGKSQCYLMNNEIIVPFSRTYKDNIDTIIIRIS; translated from the coding sequence ATGCAATTTTCTTATGTACTTATTGATGGATCCCAATCCAAAGAGTCAACATTAGAATTGATAAAAGTTCACGATGTTTTTTTGTGTGTAGCTGTTTGTACTAACAGATCTGAAGGAATCAATACAATATTAGAACTCAAACCCGATGTAGTCTTTATCAATATTAGCAATACAAATTCTGCCCCTCAAGAGACCATTTCACTTTCTTTATTGAGTGAGCTCCACGAGTTTTTAGATGCTCTGCCCACAACTATTGTATTGAGTACGTCTAAAGATTTAGCTTTTGATGCGTATCAGCGAGGAGTATCTGGCTATTTATTGAGCCCTATTGATCCCAATGAATTACGCAAATGCTTGCTGCGCTACCAAAAGAAGCATACGGCTTTGTATGTAGATAAGATTTCTATTAAATCCAACGGTGATTATCATTTTATTAAAACACTTGATATAGTGTATTTAAAGGCAGACAATAATACTACCGATTTCTATTTGCAATCAGGTAAGATAATAACTGCTTTCAAAACGTTAAAATACTTTGAAAAACTTTTGCCATTTTATTTTTTTAGAATTCATCACAGCTATATTATTAATGTGAATCATGTCAGCCGTATTAATTTAGGTAAGAGTCAATGTTATCTTATGAATAATGAAATTATAGTACCTTTTTCAAGGACTTATAAAGATAATATTGATACAATAATTATTCGGATTTCATAA
- a CDS encoding tetratricopeptide repeat-containing sensor histidine kinase, translating into MKKILFIFILLMLFMLPSCSKHKEQSFIKLSSSKYKQFTPNQKLHYLDSLSTLSHSLPNDSLTRSALLHLSSEYYFLNRSQQSYDLSKNAFQLAKKVKDSSVMAKSLYYMGDSYEITHKDSAYFYYQEAEKLYRLLDDTKMTGRMLFNKAYVLFYEGNYLESEIQVAKALQLLKNSDDQEMLFTCYNLLASNFERMEEYDEGLYYYLMAQKNLSNLKKYDSKKNNFDVSLSVNIANIYEKQHQFLKAKKELELVITPDLKNKWPNEYATVIGNLGYVLMKLGDFKKSKTLLLESLSISEKSGIASTKIYKLSNLGEYFAVVGDTAKSIYYLKQSLQLAEQFKQSDNSKLALELLSKIDFKNSLKYNKRYIALSDSLAKVQRKSRNKYARIAYETSTVEENNKVLTERNLYLLLGILLLSFVLVIWFWYARQKEFNYRQKLQDAELELFELMQSYQTDLTVAKEKEQNRIAKELHDTIMNRLYGIRLQLGLHNSSDKKESKEKIDCYIDELQILEKDIRAVVHDLHTDEIATQFDYLFLLSKCIKEIQEVGLTNCNFESDPMIDWGAISSLVKITIYRIVQEAMSNMHKYANASQCYVQLYKETPSKLILRITDNGSGFDSTSLYQGIGLKNMKERATQARAEFVIASVLQQGTTIKCSFTV; encoded by the coding sequence TTGAAGAAAATACTATTTATCTTTATTTTACTGATGTTGTTTATGTTACCCTCTTGCTCTAAGCATAAAGAGCAATCTTTTATTAAACTTTCATCTTCAAAATACAAACAATTCACTCCTAATCAAAAATTACATTACCTAGATTCATTAAGCACACTTTCACATTCGCTCCCCAATGATTCTTTAACTCGCTCTGCATTATTGCATTTATCTTCAGAGTATTATTTTCTAAATCGATCTCAACAGTCATATGATTTAAGTAAGAATGCTTTTCAATTGGCAAAAAAAGTTAAAGATAGTTCTGTAATGGCAAAATCACTTTATTATATGGGTGATTCCTATGAAATAACTCATAAGGATAGTGCTTATTTTTATTATCAAGAAGCCGAAAAATTATATCGTTTATTAGACGATACAAAAATGACAGGAAGAATGTTGTTTAATAAAGCGTATGTGTTGTTTTATGAAGGAAATTATTTAGAGAGTGAAATACAAGTAGCTAAAGCATTGCAGCTTTTAAAAAACAGTGATGATCAAGAAATGCTATTTACGTGTTATAATTTATTGGCTTCTAATTTTGAAAGAATGGAAGAATATGATGAAGGATTATACTACTATCTGATGGCTCAGAAGAATCTTTCAAATTTGAAAAAATATGATTCTAAGAAAAATAATTTTGATGTATCATTATCTGTAAATATTGCCAATATATACGAAAAACAACATCAATTTTTAAAAGCTAAAAAAGAGTTGGAATTAGTAATAACTCCTGATTTAAAAAATAAATGGCCTAACGAATATGCAACAGTTATTGGTAATTTAGGATATGTTCTAATGAAATTAGGAGATTTTAAAAAAAGTAAAACATTATTATTGGAATCATTATCAATTTCTGAAAAAAGCGGTATAGCTTCAACTAAAATTTATAAATTAAGTAATCTTGGAGAATATTTTGCTGTTGTTGGAGATACCGCTAAATCAATTTATTATTTAAAACAATCGTTGCAATTAGCAGAGCAATTCAAACAGTCAGATAATAGTAAGTTGGCTTTGGAATTACTTTCTAAAATAGATTTTAAAAATAGTTTGAAATACAATAAACGATATATAGCATTAAGTGATAGTTTGGCTAAAGTGCAACGTAAAAGCAGAAATAAATATGCTCGAATAGCCTATGAAACTTCTACAGTGGAGGAAAATAATAAAGTTTTGACTGAACGCAATTTGTATTTGTTGCTGGGAATATTGTTGCTGTCGTTTGTTCTAGTAATTTGGTTTTGGTATGCTAGACAAAAAGAATTTAATTACCGTCAAAAACTACAAGATGCCGAACTAGAATTATTCGAACTAATGCAATCCTATCAAACGGACTTGACTGTAGCTAAGGAAAAGGAGCAAAATCGAATAGCAAAAGAATTACATGACACTATTATGAACCGTTTGTACGGTATTAGGTTACAATTGGGCTTACATAATTCGAGTGATAAAAAAGAGTCTAAAGAAAAAATAGACTGCTACATTGATGAATTACAAATTTTAGAAAAGGATATCAGAGCAGTAGTTCATGATTTGCATACGGATGAAATCGCTACTCAATTTGATTATCTCTTTTTGTTATCTAAATGTATTAAAGAGATTCAAGAGGTTGGTTTGACTAATTGTAATTTTGAGTCTGATCCTATGATTGATTGGGGGGCAATCTCCAGTTTGGTTAAAATTACTATTTATAGAATCGTTCAAGAAGCGATGTCCAATATGCATAAATATGCAAATGCTTCCCAGTGCTATGTCCAATTGTATAAAGAAACACCTTCAAAATTAATATTGCGTATTACGGATAATGGAAGTGGCTTTGATAGTACCTCCTTGTATCAAGGTATTGGTTTGAAGAATATGAAAGAACGTGCAACTCAGGCTAGGGCTGAATTTGTAATAGCAAGTGTCTTGCAACAAGGAACTACTATAAAATGTTCTTTCACAGTTTAA
- a CDS encoding PLP-dependent cysteine synthase family protein: protein MKEEINAHNSILDLIGNTPLIKLKKVTERLEGNFYAKVEAFNPGHSSKDRIALYIIDQAEKKGILSPGDTIIETTSGNTGFSLAMVSIIKGYNCILAVSSKSSKDKIDMLRAMGAKVYVCPAHVSADDERSYYSVAKRLHEETKGSVYINQYFNQLNFDAHYLSTGPEIWEQTNGKITHLVACSGTGGTISGTAKYLKEQNPAIKILGVDAFGSVLKKYHETREFDKDEIYPYRIEGLGKNLIPSVTDFDVIDKFMKVTDEESAHSTRELAKTEGLFVGYTSGAVFQAIKQYADEGEFDVNSNIVAIFPDHGSRYMSKVFSDEWMNEQGFFDSVNQEESQRIEFIK, encoded by the coding sequence ATGAAAGAAGAAATAAATGCGCATAATTCTATTCTAGATTTAATAGGAAATACTCCTCTTATTAAATTGAAAAAAGTGACTGAACGTTTAGAGGGTAATTTCTATGCTAAGGTGGAGGCATTTAATCCAGGACATTCTTCTAAAGATAGAATTGCGCTCTATATTATTGATCAAGCTGAGAAAAAAGGAATTTTATCTCCTGGAGATACTATAATTGAAACCACATCGGGGAATACTGGTTTTAGTTTGGCAATGGTGAGTATTATTAAAGGATACAATTGTATTCTTGCGGTTAGTTCAAAATCTTCCAAAGATAAAATTGATATGCTTCGTGCTATGGGAGCAAAAGTATATGTCTGTCCCGCTCACGTTTCAGCCGATGATGAAAGATCCTATTATAGCGTAGCTAAACGATTACATGAAGAAACAAAAGGGTCTGTATATATCAATCAATATTTTAATCAACTTAATTTTGATGCACATTATTTAAGTACAGGTCCTGAAATTTGGGAGCAAACGAATGGAAAAATTACTCATTTGGTAGCTTGTAGTGGAACAGGAGGTACCATATCTGGTACTGCTAAATATTTGAAAGAACAAAATCCTGCTATTAAAATTTTAGGTGTAGATGCCTTTGGATCGGTTCTTAAAAAATACCACGAAACTAGAGAATTCGATAAAGATGAAATTTATCCTTATCGTATTGAAGGGTTAGGAAAAAATTTAATTCCATCTGTAACAGATTTTGATGTTATTGATAAATTCATGAAGGTTACAGACGAGGAAAGTGCTCATTCTACGCGTGAGTTAGCCAAAACAGAAGGATTGTTTGTAGGTTATACCTCGGGGGCAGTTTTTCAAGCAATTAAACAATATGCAGATGAGGGTGAGTTTGATGTAAATAGTAATATTGTTGCTATTTTTCCAGATCATGGTTCACGTTATATGAGTAAGGTGTTTAGTGATGAATGGATGAATGAACAAGGTTTTTTTGATAGTGTAAATCAAGAAGAATCACAACGAATTGAATTTATTAAATAA
- a CDS encoding T9SS type A sorting domain-containing protein, producing the protein MRNLHIFLFCFSIAGKIYSQRLHHQTLSTQGKSTMLSNGYRVNQSIGQISVIGNFKTSSFFVGQGFVQSSQPTIPLSTSLVQVQVYPNPFVSEIHFKLSSDMLSTVAICLFDNLGRLVYKADKKPINSIITVTDLYLSEGTYIAKLIGSNLNFTTQILSIR; encoded by the coding sequence ATGAGGAATCTACATATTTTTTTATTCTGCTTTTCCATCGCAGGAAAAATATATTCCCAACGTTTACATCACCAAACATTAAGTACACAAGGGAAAAGTACTATGTTGTCCAATGGTTATAGAGTTAATCAAAGTATTGGACAAATTAGTGTTATCGGTAATTTTAAAACGTCTTCATTTTTTGTTGGGCAAGGGTTTGTTCAAAGTAGTCAACCTACTATTCCTTTAAGCACTTCTCTAGTACAAGTACAAGTCTATCCTAATCCCTTTGTTTCAGAAATTCATTTTAAATTATCTTCTGATATGCTATCAACTGTTGCCATATGTTTGTTTGATAATCTGGGAAGATTAGTTTATAAAGCAGATAAGAAACCTATTAATTCAATTATAACAGTAACAGATTTATATCTTTCAGAGGGAACCTATATAGCTAAATTAATTGGATCGAATTTAAATTTCACAACTCAAATACTTTCAATTAGATGA